In the genome of Cetobacterium ceti, one region contains:
- the cobD gene encoding threonine-phosphate decarboxylase CobD — MDLHGGNIYRLKREGKEDILDYSSNINPLGIPESFKEAVMENFSNVEKYPDPEYVALRTAIGEYNEIPMENVIVGNGATEILFLYMKSLNIKKAMIVAPTFAEYERALKVAGKEVEFFQLREEENFTLNIERLLNEIKDCDLVVLCNPNNPTGQFISLEKIDELSKELEKLDKKLFIDEAFIEFIKNWENKTAKLLKRKNIFILRALTKFFAMPGIRLGYGLTYDKNILETMKRKREPWSVNTFAELAGIIMLNDNEYILKTEAWINEEKEWFFQELNKIENIKVFKSESNFILVKLLNEKANIFRKKMIEENILVRDCSNFVFLNDSFIRLAIKDREKNKRVIEKIEKVVR; from the coding sequence TTGGATTTACATGGAGGTAATATATATAGACTTAAAAGAGAGGGAAAAGAGGATATATTAGATTATAGTTCTAATATAAATCCTTTGGGAATTCCTGAAAGTTTTAAAGAGGCAGTTATGGAAAATTTTTCCAATGTGGAAAAATATCCTGATCCAGAATATGTGGCACTTAGAACAGCTATAGGAGAATATAATGAAATTCCTATGGAAAATGTGATCGTTGGAAATGGAGCCACAGAAATACTGTTTTTATATATGAAAAGTTTAAATATAAAAAAAGCGATGATAGTTGCTCCTACCTTTGCAGAATATGAAAGAGCTTTAAAAGTTGCAGGGAAGGAAGTAGAATTTTTCCAATTGAGGGAAGAGGAAAATTTTACGCTTAATATAGAAAGATTATTAAATGAAATTAAAGATTGTGACCTTGTGGTTTTATGTAATCCAAACAATCCCACAGGACAATTTATAAGTTTAGAAAAAATTGATGAGTTATCTAAAGAGTTGGAGAAATTGGATAAAAAACTTTTTATAGATGAAGCTTTTATAGAATTTATAAAAAATTGGGAAAATAAAACTGCAAAACTTTTAAAAAGAAAAAATATATTTATTTTAAGAGCATTGACAAAATTCTTTGCTATGCCTGGAATTAGACTAGGTTATGGACTTACTTATGATAAAAATATTTTAGAAACTATGAAAAGAAAAAGAGAGCCTTGGAGTGTAAATACATTTGCAGAATTAGCGGGAATAATAATGCTAAATGATAATGAATATATTTTAAAAACAGAGGCTTGGATAAATGAAGAGAAGGAATGGTTTTTTCAAGAATTAAATAAAATTGAAAACATAAAAGTTTTTAAAAGTGAAAGTAATTTTATTTTAGTAAAACTTCTAAATGAGAAGGCAAATATTTTTAGAAAAAAAATGATAGAAGAAAATATTTTAGTAAGAGATTGTTCAAATTTTGTATTTTTAAATGATAGTTTCATAAGACTAGCCATTAAAGATAGAGAAAAAAATAAGAGAGTAATAGAAAAAATAGAAAAGGTGGTAAGGTAA